One window from the genome of Paenibacillus azoreducens encodes:
- a CDS encoding DUF445 domain-containing protein, with translation MKSRYLAGTSLAVMGAGFLITLILPQNLGVRLLQGGFEAGLVGGFADWFAVTALFRHPMGIPIPHTSLLLKNRDKIVNSLISALETELLNKESITKRLRKMKLFQGLSTGLMKLLSRKKIRMRIVHTLSEGIRQIPLEKITPSVQQSLAGFLRRQDLSPMLEAASRQAFRSQLDEKALNYVINFAGRWVSRPENEYMLGQLASSKLQEIQLSGMKGFALQAMVGFLSEEKLGSILKNLILSSLHELSYEDSTLRQRLLTEVRQQVSAFAENPEVAERLKMLVGDKLEDPGTEEWMLRKLEEFRARLLLMLEDEERSGGRNIIKLFRWVTNQLRGKEEMIDRWEQGILSLIVQGVEANYYRIGLLVRENLDQMDDEALVQMLEEKVGSDLQWIRVNGAICGFLIGLVLTVVHLLII, from the coding sequence GGCGTCCGCTTGCTTCAAGGCGGTTTCGAGGCGGGTCTTGTGGGCGGCTTCGCCGATTGGTTCGCCGTGACGGCCTTGTTCCGCCATCCGATGGGCATTCCGATCCCGCATACGTCGCTTCTGCTCAAAAACCGCGATAAAATCGTCAACTCGCTCATTTCGGCTTTGGAAACGGAGCTGCTGAACAAGGAGAGCATTACCAAACGATTGCGGAAAATGAAACTTTTTCAAGGTTTGTCAACGGGACTTATGAAGCTGCTGTCCAGAAAAAAAATCCGGATGCGGATTGTCCACACGCTCAGCGAGGGGATCCGTCAAATTCCGCTCGAGAAAATAACGCCGTCTGTCCAGCAGTCTTTGGCCGGGTTCCTGCGCAGGCAGGATTTGTCCCCTATGCTTGAGGCGGCGTCCCGGCAGGCTTTCCGCAGCCAATTGGACGAGAAGGCGCTGAACTATGTGATCAATTTTGCGGGGAGATGGGTGAGCCGTCCGGAGAATGAATACATGCTGGGACAGCTTGCAAGCAGCAAACTGCAGGAAATTCAGCTTAGCGGCATGAAAGGATTCGCGCTGCAGGCAATGGTTGGCTTCCTCAGCGAAGAGAAACTCGGCAGCATCTTGAAAAATTTGATCCTGTCCTCCCTCCATGAATTATCGTATGAAGACAGCACTTTGCGGCAGCGGCTGTTGACGGAGGTTCGCCAGCAGGTGTCCGCATTTGCGGAAAATCCGGAGGTAGCGGAACGTTTGAAAATGTTGGTTGGCGATAAACTGGAGGACCCGGGCACAGAAGAGTGGATGCTCCGCAAGCTGGAAGAATTTAGAGCGCGCTTGCTGCTGATGCTTGAAGATGAGGAGAGAAGCGGCGGGCGGAACATCATCAAGCTTTTCCGTTGGGTTACGAACCAGCTGCGCGGGAAGGAAGAGATGATAGACCGCTGGGAGCAGGGCATCTTGTCCCTGATTGTACAGGGAGTAGAAGCCAACTACTACCGGATCGGGCTGCTGGTACGCGAAAATTTGGATCAAATGGATGACGAAGCTTTGGTGCAGATGCTGGAGGAGAAAGTCGGCAGCGATTTGCAGTGGATTCGGGTCAATGGGGCCATTTGCGGCTTTCTGATCGGTCTAGTGCTAACCGTCGTGCATTTATTGATCATTTAA
- a CDS encoding aldo/keto reductase, with protein MKKNRLGSSELYVSEIGLGCMSLGTEEKEAVRLIHEALERGITFLDTADLYDAGRNEEIVGKALKGRRGDVILATKVGNRRIPGKEGWSWDPSKAYIKSAVKESLRRLQTDYIDLYQLHGGTLDDPIDETIEAFEELKREGVIRSYGISSIRPNVIREYAKRSNIVSVMSQYSILDRRPEEEVLPLLAEQGISVIARGPVASGVLAEAGAGKTAKGYLDHAPEELVEIRGKLEAFVRPGRSMSQTAIRYSLGHPAVAAAIPGASSVNQLIHNAEASESPVLSVEELEQIRKISRANVYTAHR; from the coding sequence ATGAAGAAAAATCGTCTGGGATCTTCAGAACTGTACGTTAGTGAAATCGGCTTGGGATGCATGTCACTGGGAACGGAGGAAAAAGAAGCTGTACGGCTGATTCACGAAGCGCTTGAACGCGGAATCACCTTCTTGGACACGGCGGATTTGTACGACGCGGGCCGGAATGAAGAGATCGTCGGCAAAGCACTGAAAGGCCGCCGCGGCGATGTCATTCTCGCCACTAAGGTTGGCAACCGGCGCATTCCCGGCAAGGAAGGCTGGAGCTGGGACCCGTCGAAAGCCTATATCAAGTCGGCGGTAAAAGAAAGCTTGCGGCGCCTTCAAACCGATTATATCGATTTGTACCAGCTGCATGGCGGGACGCTGGATGATCCGATCGATGAAACCATCGAAGCGTTCGAGGAATTAAAGCGTGAGGGAGTTATCCGTAGTTACGGCATTTCGTCCATCCGTCCGAACGTGATTCGAGAATACGCTAAACGTTCGAATATTGTATCGGTCATGAGCCAATACAGCATTTTGGACAGAAGGCCCGAAGAGGAGGTGCTGCCGTTGCTCGCAGAACAAGGGATTAGCGTTATCGCCCGCGGTCCGGTCGCATCCGGGGTACTCGCCGAAGCAGGGGCAGGTAAGACAGCCAAAGGTTATCTGGACCATGCGCCGGAAGAACTGGTAGAAATCCGCGGCAAGCTGGAGGCGTTTGTGCGCCCCGGACGCAGTATGTCGCAAACGGCGATCCGGTATTCCCTCGGCCATCCGGCGGTTGCGGCAGCCATTCCGGGCGCAAGCTCGGTGAATCAGCTCATCCATAACGCGGAGGCATCGGAATCGCCGGTTCTGAGCGTTGAAGAATTGGAGCAAATCCGCAAGATCAGCCGTGCAAATGTGTATACCGCACACCGTTAA
- the def gene encoding peptide deformylase, with amino-acid sequence MAEKEILPFGDPVLRKKSKPVREITPKILRILDDMVDTLYAEEGRAGLAAPQIGILRRLIVMDCGEGLIELIDPEILEMDGEQTGPEACLSFPGYTGIVKRAKYVKIKTLTRTGETVYLEGHDYLARCIQHEIDHLNGILYIDHVEEGQLYLNQSQQKADLMAALKLSWK; translated from the coding sequence GTGGCAGAAAAGGAAATACTCCCTTTTGGAGACCCTGTACTCCGTAAAAAATCCAAACCCGTCCGGGAAATCACGCCCAAGATTCTGAGAATTTTGGATGACATGGTTGATACCCTGTACGCCGAGGAGGGCCGGGCAGGCCTTGCCGCGCCACAAATCGGGATTTTGCGCAGATTGATCGTGATGGATTGCGGCGAGGGTCTTATCGAACTGATTGATCCGGAGATTTTAGAAATGGACGGCGAACAGACCGGTCCTGAAGCTTGTCTCTCTTTTCCTGGATATACCGGGATCGTGAAACGGGCAAAATACGTCAAAATCAAAACTTTAACCCGAACGGGCGAAACGGTATACCTTGAAGGACATGATTATCTGGCGCGCTGCATTCAGCATGAAATCGACCATTTAAACGGCATTTTATATATTGATCATGTGGAGGAAGGACAGTTGTACCTGAACCAATCGCAGCAAAAAGCGGATCTTATGGCAGCCTTGAAGCTTTCGTGGAAATAG
- a CDS encoding helix-turn-helix domain-containing protein gives MLVWMLRQVMADKGIWSGAELARLLKEKAGFELSPPSISALLRGQPKQMKADTLDALCTALECTPNDLWVHTPPRIQGA, from the coding sequence ATGCTGGTGTGGATGCTTCGGCAGGTCATGGCTGATAAAGGGATTTGGTCCGGTGCCGAACTGGCTCGATTGTTAAAAGAAAAAGCCGGGTTTGAGCTCTCACCTCCTTCCATCAGCGCGCTGCTGCGAGGACAGCCGAAACAAATGAAGGCCGATACCTTGGATGCGCTCTGCACTGCTCTGGAGTGTACTCCCAATGATCTGTGGGTGCACACCCCGCCCCGCATTCAAGGCGCATAA
- a CDS encoding M3 family oligoendopeptidase: MKFNEYKYERPDIQQIKEKFQQLVQNFESAERLEDQEKAMSEINHLRSEVESMFEIVTIRHSVDTNDAFYKGEQDYLDEISPIYKEYITDYYRALVNSKFRAELEAKWGTQLFLLAEMALKSFSPEIIEDLQQENKLATEYAQLIASAKIPFEGEERTLTQLTPFELSTDRDLRRRASEARYQFMAEHEADFDRIYDELVKTRTRMARKLGYKNFVELAYARMNRTDYNAEMVANFRKQVLEHIVPVATKLKERQRERIGVDRLYYYDENFAFKSGNATPKGDPDWILERGVKMYSELSPEVNEFFAFMVDNGLMDLVSKKGKQGGGYCTFISKYGAPFIFSNFNGTSGDIDVLTHEAGHAFQVYSSRHFEIPEYHWPTYESAEIHSMSMEFFTWPWMNLFFEEDTDKYKFDHLSSALLFVPYGVSVDEFQHFVYENPDATPAERKQAWREIEKKYLPHRNHGDNDYLERGGFWHKQGHIFQSPFYYIDYTLAQLCAFQFWKRMNENWESAWADYLKLCQAGGSKSFTGLVAYAGLKSPFEDGCVASVIGEIESWLNQVDDKVL, from the coding sequence ATGAAATTCAATGAATACAAATACGAGCGCCCGGATATCCAGCAAATCAAGGAGAAGTTCCAACAGTTGGTGCAAAACTTCGAGTCGGCCGAGCGGCTTGAAGACCAAGAAAAGGCAATGTCCGAAATCAATCACCTGCGCAGTGAAGTGGAATCGATGTTTGAAATTGTGACGATCCGCCATTCGGTCGATACCAACGATGCCTTTTATAAGGGTGAGCAGGACTACTTGGACGAGATTAGTCCTATCTATAAGGAATACATAACCGATTATTATCGCGCATTGGTCAATTCCAAGTTCAGAGCCGAGCTTGAAGCGAAGTGGGGAACCCAGCTGTTCCTGCTTGCGGAGATGGCGCTCAAATCTTTCAGCCCGGAGATCATTGAGGATCTTCAGCAGGAAAACAAACTTGCAACCGAATACGCACAATTGATCGCATCCGCCAAAATCCCGTTTGAAGGCGAAGAACGTACGCTGACTCAGTTGACGCCGTTTGAGCTTTCTACGGACCGTGATCTCCGCCGGAGAGCATCCGAGGCGAGATATCAATTCATGGCCGAGCATGAAGCGGATTTCGACCGCATCTATGACGAACTTGTCAAAACACGCACGCGCATGGCCCGCAAGCTGGGCTACAAGAACTTCGTTGAGCTCGCTTACGCCCGGATGAACCGCACCGATTACAATGCCGAGATGGTAGCCAATTTCCGCAAACAAGTGCTGGAACATATCGTTCCTGTCGCAACGAAATTGAAAGAACGCCAACGTGAACGCATCGGAGTGGACCGCCTGTATTACTATGATGAGAACTTCGCCTTCAAATCCGGCAATGCCACGCCTAAAGGCGATCCGGACTGGATTTTGGAACGCGGGGTGAAAATGTACTCCGAGCTGTCTCCGGAAGTGAATGAGTTTTTCGCTTTTATGGTCGACAACGGCCTGATGGACCTTGTAAGCAAAAAAGGCAAGCAAGGCGGCGGGTACTGCACGTTCATCAGCAAATACGGCGCTCCGTTCATTTTCTCCAACTTCAACGGAACTTCCGGCGACATCGATGTGCTGACACATGAAGCTGGCCATGCTTTCCAAGTGTATTCCAGCAGACATTTCGAGATTCCGGAATACCACTGGCCTACTTACGAATCGGCCGAAATCCATTCCATGAGCATGGAATTCTTTACTTGGCCTTGGATGAATCTGTTCTTCGAGGAAGATACGGACAAATACAAATTCGATCATTTGAGCAGTGCGCTGCTGTTCGTGCCTTACGGCGTATCCGTCGACGAATTCCAGCATTTTGTGTATGAGAATCCAGACGCGACTCCGGCAGAGCGGAAGCAGGCATGGCGCGAGATCGAGAAAAAATATTTGCCGCACCGCAATCACGGGGATAATGATTATCTGGAGCGCGGCGGTTTCTGGCATAAGCAGGGCCATATTTTCCAATCGCCGTTCTATTACATCGATTACACGCTTGCACAGCTGTGCGCATTCCAATTCTGGAAGCGGATGAACGAAAACTGGGAGTCTGCCTGGGCAGATTACCTGAAGCTTTGCCAGGCGGGGGGAAGCAAATCGTTTACGGGTTTGGTTGCCTACGCCGGATTGAAATCTCCATTCGAAGACGGATGCGTCGCTTCCGTGATCGGAGAGATCGAAAGCTGGCTGAATCAAGTGGATGATAAAGTTCTGTAA
- a CDS encoding response regulator transcription factor encodes MDTANRNRVLIVEDEDNIRRFISINLSQTGFEVNEAATGTEALQSFSDSRPDIIVLDIMLPDVDGFEICRKLRKADASVIIVFLTAAGQDLDKIKGLEIGADDYIVKPFNPLELVARINAILRRTAVSLKPQKLTLESGPFRMELNSNKMYKHDALIELTPKEFQMIRAFLEHPDTALSRNELLNLVWGEDFIGDPKTVDVHVRKLREKLEDDDSKPQWIETVWGLGYRWRKDD; translated from the coding sequence GTGGATACTGCTAACCGGAATCGAGTACTAATCGTGGAAGACGAAGACAATATTAGACGTTTCATTTCGATAAATTTATCACAAACGGGATTTGAAGTAAACGAGGCGGCAACGGGAACGGAAGCGCTGCAGAGCTTTAGTGATAGTCGCCCGGATATTATCGTTTTGGATATTATGCTGCCGGATGTCGACGGATTTGAAATTTGCCGAAAATTGAGAAAGGCGGATGCTTCGGTCATCATTGTTTTTTTAACGGCGGCAGGTCAGGATTTGGACAAAATCAAAGGACTGGAGATCGGGGCCGACGATTATATCGTCAAGCCGTTTAATCCGCTGGAGCTTGTTGCAAGGATCAATGCAATATTGCGCCGTACGGCTGTGTCCTTGAAGCCGCAAAAACTTACGCTTGAATCCGGGCCGTTCCGGATGGAGTTGAATTCGAACAAAATGTATAAACATGACGCTCTCATAGAGCTGACGCCAAAGGAATTCCAAATGATCAGAGCCTTTCTGGAACATCCCGATACGGCATTATCCAGGAATGAACTGCTGAATCTCGTATGGGGAGAGGATTTTATCGGAGATCCTAAAACAGTGGATGTCCATGTGCGGAAATTAAGAGAGAAGCTCGAAGATGACGACTCCAAACCGCAGTGGATCGAAACGGTATGGGGACTTGGCTACCGCTGGAGAAAGGACGATTGA
- a CDS encoding sensor histidine kinase: protein MSIQKRLVGSYLVVISITVLILEIFLIVSVRYYYFHNIERVLMNQAELSASFFQQYFAEEDLEKQSERLLQGFTTHSDAQVQIMDSSGRLLQDSTGLDFGSLMTPYPDVQAAIAGQPESWKGKDSGTREPVLAVSYPLKAHNITVGAVRFVSSLTGTISTINHIACLLLGVGLLVVAIVTILGLFLSGTITRSIQDLKQAADRMTEGDFRINVHKRYRDELGSLADTLNKMASRIVQSEQLKNDFISSVSHELRTPLTSIKGWVITLKASGDGNQDLLHEGLDIIESESDRLGRMVDELLDFSKLDSGRITLDLKPVQLADLLHHIGRQLGPRAARQGVSLHIQADEMLPIIQADENRLKQVLINLIDNSLKFTDAPGSITVEACTAPGHVIVSVADTGTGISEGNLANVLQKFYKGDPHATGSGLGLAISDQIVKLHKGELQIASTEGQGTKVQIRLPI, encoded by the coding sequence ATGAGCATTCAAAAAAGACTAGTTGGAAGTTATTTGGTGGTTATCTCTATTACGGTGCTCATTCTTGAAATTTTCCTTATTGTTTCCGTAAGATATTATTATTTTCATAATATTGAGCGGGTCCTGATGAATCAAGCGGAATTATCCGCTTCTTTTTTTCAGCAATATTTTGCGGAGGAGGACCTTGAGAAACAATCGGAACGGCTGCTCCAAGGCTTTACCACTCATTCCGATGCGCAGGTGCAGATCATGGATTCAAGTGGACGGCTGCTGCAGGACTCCACCGGACTCGATTTCGGCAGCTTAATGACACCGTATCCCGATGTGCAGGCGGCAATAGCGGGACAGCCCGAAAGTTGGAAAGGAAAGGATTCGGGCACCCGTGAACCTGTCCTTGCGGTTTCTTATCCGTTAAAAGCTCATAACATCACCGTAGGGGCAGTCAGGTTCGTTTCTTCATTAACCGGAACCATATCGACGATAAATCATATTGCATGCCTGCTGCTTGGCGTAGGCCTGCTTGTTGTTGCGATCGTTACCATACTAGGATTATTTCTGTCCGGAACCATCACCAGATCCATTCAGGATTTGAAACAAGCCGCAGACCGAATGACAGAAGGCGATTTCCGCATTAACGTACATAAACGTTACCGGGATGAGCTGGGTTCATTGGCAGATACTTTAAACAAGATGGCAAGCAGAATCGTACAAAGCGAACAGCTTAAAAATGATTTTATTTCATCTGTATCGCATGAATTGCGGACGCCGCTCACCTCGATCAAAGGCTGGGTCATTACGCTCAAAGCCAGCGGGGACGGAAATCAGGACTTGCTGCATGAGGGGCTGGACATCATTGAATCCGAAAGCGACAGACTGGGTCGGATGGTGGATGAGCTGCTGGATTTCTCCAAATTGGACAGCGGAAGGATAACGCTGGACTTGAAACCTGTGCAGCTGGCCGACTTGCTGCATCATATTGGCAGACAGCTTGGCCCAAGGGCCGCACGGCAGGGTGTTTCCCTTCACATTCAAGCAGATGAAATGCTTCCAATCATCCAAGCTGACGAGAACCGTTTGAAGCAGGTATTGATCAATTTGATTGATAATTCGCTTAAATTTACGGATGCTCCCGGATCTATTACTGTAGAAGCCTGCACTGCACCAGGGCATGTTATTGTTAGCGTTGCGGATACGGGTACGGGAATATCGGAGGGGAATTTGGCGAACGTGCTTCAGAAATTTTACAAGGGAGATCCGCATGCGACAGGCAGCGGTTTGGGCCTGGCTATATCGGATCAGATCGTTAAACTGCATAAAGGCGAATTGCAGATCGCCAGTACGGAGGGACAAGGAACGAAAGTCCAAATTCGGCTGCCGATATAA
- the ftsW gene encoding putative lipid II flippase FtsW, whose protein sequence is MNEKRKGRPDFLLLFLTFFLVGFGLIMIFSASYPIAIAKHDYSWHYVMKQGIFAFFGLFLMFVFMSVPLERWKKASPLLLLLTLLMLAFVLVRSGDVNGARRWFALGGFTLQPSELAKLTVIVYLATIISRKGEQIRDFRRGLIPVVTVVGLILLLVLKQPDFGTVLILAGMAVTILLVGDADLRHLFLLGLSLVPIFLYLAFSKSYRLNRINSFLSPFDDPEGSGYQLIQSLDAFKHGGFTGTGIGHSIQKIFYLPEAHTDFIFAVIGEELGFVGTSLLIITFFLFIWRGFRAALKSNDFYALMLGIGIVMMIFLQFLLNVGAAVGVLPITGVPLPFISYGGSSLVLCLASTGILLNISRASHPKRQENRRNSKK, encoded by the coding sequence TTGAACGAAAAAAGAAAAGGCCGCCCGGACTTTCTGCTTCTTTTTTTGACTTTTTTTCTTGTAGGCTTTGGTTTGATTATGATATTTAGTGCAAGTTATCCGATTGCGATCGCGAAGCATGATTATTCGTGGCATTATGTCATGAAACAAGGGATATTCGCGTTTTTCGGATTATTTCTGATGTTCGTTTTTATGTCTGTTCCCCTTGAACGTTGGAAGAAGGCCTCGCCTCTTCTGCTGCTGCTTACGCTGCTGATGCTTGCTTTTGTATTAGTCCGGAGCGGAGATGTCAACGGAGCCAGACGTTGGTTTGCTTTGGGAGGTTTTACGCTGCAGCCGTCCGAATTGGCCAAGCTGACTGTCATCGTATATTTGGCAACAATCATCAGCCGAAAAGGGGAGCAAATCCGCGATTTCCGCAGAGGTCTGATTCCTGTTGTGACGGTGGTCGGACTCATCTTGCTGCTTGTCCTGAAGCAGCCGGATTTCGGCACGGTTTTGATTCTGGCCGGTATGGCTGTAACCATCCTGCTCGTTGGCGATGCGGATCTTCGTCATCTTTTTCTGCTTGGTTTGTCTCTGGTTCCGATCTTTTTGTATCTGGCGTTTAGCAAAAGCTATCGCCTCAATCGGATCAATTCTTTTCTGAGTCCGTTTGATGACCCGGAAGGATCCGGCTATCAACTGATCCAGTCGCTTGATGCTTTTAAGCATGGGGGATTTACCGGGACTGGAATCGGCCACAGCATTCAGAAGATTTTTTATTTGCCTGAGGCGCATACCGATTTTATTTTTGCCGTCATCGGGGAGGAATTGGGTTTTGTTGGCACGTCATTGCTTATTATCACATTTTTTCTTTTTATTTGGCGAGGATTTCGCGCTGCTTTAAAGAGTAACGATTTTTACGCATTAATGCTCGGAATTGGAATCGTGATGATGATATTTTTGCAATTCCTGCTCAATGTCGGAGCTGCTGTCGGCGTGCTTCCTATTACGGGGGTGCCGCTACCCTTCATCAGTTATGGGGGATCTTCGCTAGTTTTATGTTTAGCCAGCACCGGCATCCTGCTTAACATTTCGCGTGCCAGCCATCCCAAACGTCAAGAGAATCGCAGAAATTCAAAAAAGTAG
- a CDS encoding FtsW/RodA/SpoVE family cell cycle protein, which produces MINFRLLSKLDKSTLFIVCCLVAIGTVAVYRATEGTHLEGLHMSNIYLFAAFCIPMLGLSILDYRILLGKLSYILYGIGIGMLVLVKFAGENINGAARWLNIGHFQLQPSELAKIFTVLLIAHLLGKREGRQLRFVQDLLPIGCVFLIPFILIMDQPDLGTALVFLGIVLSMLWIGNIRSIYMILFIGMVILIICTVLWLYYANYELLSKIVEPHQMSRIQTFLDPTSDPDKSWHVKNAMKAIGTGGLSGSDGAYVRKGFIPYVYSDSIYVVIGEEFGFLGSSVLLILYLALVYRMIHVSMESKELSGTYIVVGFIGMLVFQVSVNIGMHIGILPLTGISLPFISYGGSSLLTNMIAIGLILSVNAHHDEATWRNHDLSKTEKTESVPITKRLMQLGKNKNA; this is translated from the coding sequence ATGATTAACTTCCGTCTTCTTTCAAAACTGGATAAGTCCACGTTGTTTATCGTTTGCTGCCTTGTTGCCATCGGGACGGTTGCGGTATATAGAGCCACAGAGGGCACGCATTTGGAAGGCCTTCATATGAGCAATATTTATCTTTTCGCCGCATTTTGCATTCCGATGCTGGGTTTGTCCATATTGGATTATCGGATTTTACTCGGCAAGCTGTCTTATATTTTATATGGAATCGGCATCGGGATGCTTGTTCTGGTCAAGTTTGCCGGAGAGAATATAAACGGGGCGGCCCGTTGGCTCAATATCGGACATTTTCAGCTCCAGCCTTCCGAATTGGCCAAAATCTTCACCGTTCTGCTGATTGCCCATTTATTGGGAAAGAGGGAAGGACGGCAGCTTCGTTTTGTACAGGATTTATTGCCGATCGGCTGTGTTTTCTTGATTCCCTTTATTCTGATTATGGATCAGCCGGATTTAGGTACCGCGCTTGTATTTTTGGGGATTGTACTCAGCATGCTGTGGATTGGCAACATTCGTTCCATTTATATGATTTTGTTCATTGGGATGGTCATTTTAATCATTTGTACCGTTCTTTGGCTCTATTATGCGAATTACGAATTGTTGTCGAAGATCGTGGAACCCCACCAAATGTCGAGAATCCAAACATTTCTTGATCCGACCAGCGATCCTGATAAATCCTGGCATGTGAAAAATGCCATGAAAGCGATCGGCACGGGCGGATTAAGCGGAAGCGACGGGGCTTATGTACGCAAAGGATTTATTCCTTACGTGTATTCGGATTCCATATATGTGGTGATCGGCGAGGAATTTGGCTTTTTAGGTTCCTCCGTGCTGCTGATCCTTTATTTGGCGCTTGTATACCGCATGATTCATGTTTCGATGGAGAGCAAAGAGCTATCCGGAACTTATATTGTGGTCGGTTTTATCGGCATGTTGGTTTTTCAAGTTTCCGTTAATATCGGCATGCATATCGGTATTTTGCCGTTGACAGGCATATCTTTGCCGTTTATCAGTTACGGGGGCAGTTCTTTGCTTACCAACATGATAGCGATCGGATTGATTCTGAGCGTCAACGCCCATCATGATGAAGCAACCTGGCGCAATCACGACCTGTCAAAAACGGAGAAAACGGAAAGTGTACCGATAACGAAACGATTGATGCAATTGGGCAAAAACAAAAATGCATGA